One window of Triticum dicoccoides isolate Atlit2015 ecotype Zavitan chromosome 5A, WEW_v2.0, whole genome shotgun sequence genomic DNA carries:
- the LOC119298586 gene encoding uncharacterized protein LOC119298586, with protein MSGRPMLQLWNEWATQILVLLSFTLQIFLFVFARTRRHGTSAVLRILLWLVYLMADSTAVYTLGHLSINGSPRKQKLAVFWAPFLLVHLGSQDTITGYALEDNKLWPRHLLNLGVQAFGVAYVLYKHIMEIPTSLGLATGLIFAIGLIKYAERIWALKCATLVSIRSSINNHRRLPNYDELSPQALRAEECDEEELLLFAQAMLPLCKGAISDSPVALFSFKVRGTGSLASIYEWKRWNWKATYKVVEMELSLMYDVIYTKAVVIHTWYGYLFRLVSPLATIAAFVMFQLSGNKNGYNRVDVVTTYILLVGAFLLDMASVFSTLGSTWSCSFLWTRGWSNLGLVILSLRRRVKAAGSRGWSGSIGQFNLLHFFSPDTYKIRSRVAKMMGLEDWWDKWRCSETLVISQDVKELVFKHVWQLVKKIHHPSAENEIESSPCENGMVGLMGMMPPMNDLPGFRPALYNETARRRERLDDALNFDAELQEVILTWHVFTNVFLLSIDTPKDAASSTYLKAIKALSDYMVFLVAVRPDMIPGLELRSMYESTVQDLRCICCPWGSHTSSIDSVKRLVSILQDRTHEDMGEACVTLWHGTLYARLMLELVDAGNGDKPGIISCYEDRDHVAMDKLERLMPDLEHSCNGAGGGVFDMPKALALILDAWVRLLVFASVQCSRDAHASQINRGGELMTVVWLMEEHANVFFKQPTPGGIESFLLQALC; from the coding sequence ATGTCTGGACGTCCGATGCTGCAGCTCTGGAATGAGTGGGCGACCCAAATCCTCGTCCTACTCAGCTTCACACTGCAGATTTTCCTCTTTGTCTTCGCTAGGACCCGTCGGCACGGAACCTCCGCCGTGCTGAGGATCCTCCTGTGGCTAGTGTACCTCATGGCTGACTCCACCGCTGTCTACACTCTCGGCCATCTCTCAATCAATGGTTCGCCACGCAAGCAGAAGCTCGCGGTATTCTGGGCGCCCTTTCTCCTGGTGCATCTTGGTAGCCAGGACACCATCACCGGCTACGCCCTCGAGGACAACAAGCTCTGGCCACGCCACCTGCTAAATCTTGGCGTCCAAGCCTTTGGGGTTGCCTATGTCCTCTATAAGCACATCATGGAGATCCCCACCTCCCTGGGATTGGCTACCGGCTTGATATTCGCCATTGGTCTCATCAAGTATGCAGAAAGGATTTGGGCCCTCAAGTGCGCCACCCTGGTCAGCATCCGGAGCTCTATCAATAATCATCGGCGTCTCCCTAATTATGATGAGCTTTCCCCCCAGGCATTGAGGGCAGAGGAGTGTGATGAAGAGGAGCTCCTGTTGTTTGCTCAAGCCATGCTCCCTCTTTGCAAGGGTGCTATCTCTGATTCTCCGGTGGCTTTGTTTAGTTTCAAAGTTAGAGGTACAGGGTCACTTGCATCTATATATGAATGGAAGAGATGGAACTGGAAAGCTACGTACAAGGTGGTGGAGATGGAGCTCTCCCTCATGTATGACGTCATCTACACCAAGGCAGTGGTGATCCATACTTGGTATGGTTACTTGTTCCGTCTGGTTTCACCCTTGGCCACCATCGCCGCGTTCGTCATGTTCCAGTTAAGTGGTAATAAAAATGGTTACAACAGAGTCGATGTTGTTACCACGTACATCTTGTTGGTCGGGGCCTTCCTTCTGGACATGGCGTCGGTGTTCAGTACTCTGGGGTCGACCTGGTCATGTAGTTTCCTGTGGACCAGAGGCTGGAGTAATCTTGGTCTTGTCATCCTGTCTCTTCGTCGGCGTGTCAAGGCTGCCGGCAGTAGAGGGTGGTCAGGCTCAATTGGGCAGTTCAACTTGTTGCATTTCTTCTCCCCTGACACGTACAAGATAAGAAGCAGAGTGGCCAAGATGATGGGTCTGGAGGATTGGTGGGACAAATGGCGTTGCTCTGAAACCCTAGTGATTTCACAGGATGTCAAGGAGTTGGTGTTCAAACATGTATGGCAACTAGTGAAGAAGATTCACCATCCAAGTGCAGAAAATGAGATTGAGTCCTCACCTTGCGAGAATGGCATGGTAGGACTCATGGGGATGATGCCACCTATGAATGATTTGCCGGGCTTTCGTCCTGCACTATACAATGAAACTGCCAGGAGGCGCGAGAGATTAGACGATGCTCTCAACTTTGATGCCGAACTCCAAGAGGTGATCCTTACCTGGCACGTCTTCACAAATGTTTTCCTCTTGTCCATCGACACCCCCAAGGATGCGGCATCATCCACTTATCTGAAGGCGATCAAGGCCCTGTCAGATTACATGGTATTCCTCGTAGCGGTACGTCCTGACATGATACCCGGTCTTGAACTACGCAGCATGTACGAATCAACCGTCCAAGATTTGAGGTGCATATGTTGTCCATGGGGTAGCCATACTTCCTCTATAGATAGCGTGAAGAGGCTTGTCAGCATCCTGCAAGACCGCACGCACGAGGATATGGGAGAGGCATGCGTAACTCTCTGGCATGGGACTTTATATGCCAGGCTGATGCTGGAACTTGTAGATGCAGGCAACGGTGATAAGCCTGGCATCATATCTTGTTACGAGGATCGTGATCATGTCGCCATGGATAAACTGGAGCGTCTGATGCCAGATCTGGAACACTCATGCAACGGAGCCGGAGGTGGTGTGTTTGATATGCCCAAGGCGTTGGCGCTCATCTTGGATGCATGGGTGCGTCTGCTCGTCTTCGCTTCCGTTCAGTGCAGCAGAGATGCCCATGCCAGCCAGATAAACCGCGGCGGCGAGCTCATGACCGTTGTGTGGCTCATGGAAGAACACGCCAACGTGTTTTTCAAGCAACCCACCCCTGGCGGTATTGAATCTTTTCTGCTCCAGGCCCTCTGTTAA